A genomic stretch from Magnolia sinica isolate HGM2019 unplaced genomic scaffold, MsV1 ctg78, whole genome shotgun sequence includes:
- the LOC131236393 gene encoding calmodulin-like protein 3, whose product MMMLVLLSVLFICGLLNSLFYFSPSKLFAWLLSLFPKSPPLPPVGLTKKIDRAELEMVFATFDHNGNGFITKQELEESLEKLGLFTGDKQVAAMIEQFDSNGDGLIDLHEFCELYESMMGKQGEEEKEGKDDYLKEAFDVFDENGDGLITVEELALVLTSLGLKQGMGMEECRKMISKVDMDGDGMVNFKEFKRMMASGSLIPVS is encoded by the coding sequence ATGATGATGCTAGTCTTGTTATCTGTACTCTTCATATGTGGCCTCCTCAACTCCCTTTTCTACTTCTCCCCTTCCAAGTTGTTTGCATGGCTCCTTTCCCTCTTCCCCAAATCACCACCACTCCCTCCCGTGGGACTcaccaagaagatcgacagggCCGAGCTCGAGATGGTCTTCGCCACCTTCGACCACAACGGCAACGGGTTCATCACCAAACAAGAGTTGGAAGAGTCATTGGAGAAGTTGGGCCTCTTCACTGGTGACAAGCAAGTCGCTGCCATGATCGAACAGTTTGATTCAAATGGAGATGGGCTGATAGATTTGCATGAATTCTGTGAGCTTTATGAGTCGATGATGGGGaaacaaggagaagaagaaaaagaaggaaaagatgaTTATCTGAAGGAAGCATTCGATGTGTTTGATGAGAATGGGGATGGGTTGATCACGGTAGAGGAGTTGGCATTGGTACTAACATCGCTAGGGCTGAAGCAAGGCATGGGAATGGAGGAGTGCAGGAAGATGATCAGCAAGGTTGATATGGATGGAGATGGAATGGTTAATTTTAAAGAGTTTAAGAGGATGATGGCGTCTGGCAGTTTAATTCCTGTGTCCTGA